In Triticum aestivum cultivar Chinese Spring chromosome 5B, IWGSC CS RefSeq v2.1, whole genome shotgun sequence, the following proteins share a genomic window:
- the LOC123114782 gene encoding uncharacterized protein: MADIAYSSCCVNEVGASRVVNCAHTRLNPEASMFESNRADHSKLSTMDCPPAANVGIHRDSMEISSGDRFAALSSIGGEYICKDKLPLLLKKKLAPICYVWFEPSHMMEIEQKYKKLICLFVEILNQYPVFRGENFSAQMS, translated from the exons ATGGCCGACATCGCGTACAGTTCATGCTGCGTCAATGAGGTTGGGGCATCACGCGTCGTCAACTGCGCGCACACCCGCTTGAACCC AGAAGCTTCCATGTTCGAATCAAACCGCGCAGATCACTCCAAACTTTCCACCATGGATTGCCCACCTGCTGCTAATGTCGGAATCCACAG GGATTCCATGGAGATAAGTTCCGGTGATAGATTCGCAGCTCTGAGTAGCATTGGGGGGGAGTATATCTGCAAGGATAAGCTCCCCCTCCTTCTGAAGAAGAAGCTCGCACCCATCTGTTACGTTTGGTTTGAACCATCTCACATGATGGAAATAGAGCAG AAATATAAAAAACTAATATGCTTGTTTGTGGAAATTTTGAACCAGTACCCTGTTTTTAGAGGGGAAAACTTCTCTGCACAGATGTCATAG